The following nucleotide sequence is from Citrus sinensis cultivar Valencia sweet orange chromosome 6, DVS_A1.0, whole genome shotgun sequence.
AGTGAGTGTTGATGCCCATGGGAATGTGGCTTATGATGCAATTGTaaagcaaaatgagaattcCAAGAAGATAGTTTACTCGCAACATAAAGATCTTATTCCAAAGTTTTTGAGGGATgatgaagaggaagaagaaaccGATGAAGAGATGCAGAGGGAGATTGATGAAACTACTCAGGAAACAAAAGCTTGTCTTGAAAAGGTTGTTAATGTGAAATTGAGTGCGGCGCAGCCCAAGAATGTACCTCAACAGTCATCAGATTCAAAGTATATCAAGTATAAGCCATCTCAGCAATCAGTAGCTTTTAATTCTGGTGCTAAGGAGAGGGTTATTAGAATGATGGAGATGCCTGTGGACCCACTTGAGCCACCAAAGTTCAAGCACAAGCGCGTTCCGAGGGCTTCTGGTTCTCCACCTGTTCCAGTCATGCATTCCCCACCTAGGCCTGTGACTGTGAAAGATCAGCAGGATTGGAAAATTCCACCTTGTATATCGAATTGGAAAAACCCGAAGGGTTACACAATTCCCCTAGACAAGCGTCTTGCAGCAGATGGCAGAGGCCTTCAAGATGTTCAGATTAATGACAACTTTGCTAAGCTGTCGGAGGCTCTTTATGTTGCCGAGCAGAAGGCTAGGGAAGCTGTTGCAATGAGATCAAAGGTGCAGAAGGAGATGCTCATGAAGGAGAAGGAACGGAAAGAGCAGGAACTGCGTGCATTAGCTCAGAAAGCTCGTTCAGAGAGAACTGGAGCAGCACCCCCAGCATCTGTTCCAATCCCATCTGAGAAGAGTGCAATGGATACTAGCGATATGAGAGAGGAGTATGAGCATGAGAGAGATAGAGGGAGAGAGAGGGATATGCCGAAGGAGACAAGGGAGGAGAGGGAAGAGAGGTTGCAGAGGGAGAAACTACGTGCGGAGAGACGTCGGGAGAGGGAAAGGGAGAGAAGGTTGGAGGCCAAGGATGCTGCTATGGGAAAGAAGAGTAAGATTACTAGAGACAGAGATCGTGATATTAGTGAGAAATTTGCTCTTGGCATGGCCTCGACTGGGGCGGCAAGAGGAGGTGAGGTTATGTATGATCAAAGGCTGTTCAACCAGGAGAAAGGAATGGATTCTGGTTTTGCCACTGATGACCAGTACAATGTGTATGACAAGGGCCTGTTTACTGCTCAGCCCACACTTTCAACCCTATATAGGCCCAAGAAAGATGCAGATGATGACATGTATGGAGGAAATGCAGATGAACAGATGGAGAAGATCATGAAGACTGATCGGTTCAAACCTGACAAGGGATTTGCTGGTAGTTCTGAGAGGTCTGGTCCTAGAGACAGACCAGTCGAGTTTGAGAAGGAGGCTGAAGAAGCTGATCCATTTGGACTTGATGAGTTCTTGACAGAGGTGAAGAAAGGGGGGAAGAAAGCATTGGACAAAGTTGGTACTGGAGGGACAATGAGAGCGAGTGCCGGATCTTCAATGCGAGATGATTATGGAGGTTCTGGTAGATCTCGCATAGGATTTGAAAGGGGCCGTTAAACATTTTCTCTAAGAAgtattgttttttcttttcctttatgtAAGATGCttgaattttcctttttaagttaaaaagaaggcttacttttttgtttctaGTGCTTAGATTGACGTTAAGAGTTTCCTATGGTACTCTTGTACCATCATTTCTGAGCTTATGATTGGATTTCAGCAGAATTATTATCACTTCCCAATTTGTGTTTTTGGtgataattaatgaaaaaacaGATATCTCCAGTTGACATTTGTTTTCCATAATTGATATGAGTAGTGTTACACATCTCAAATATAtgataattagataattagaTGTGGTTTGGTGAATTTTCTATGGCGTCACACATAATCTGGATTATACCTGAcaggatttgagtttataaagGCTGTTCTGAGTTTTGAAGCTTTCAGCTTGCAAGCGAGTGTGGATGTTTTCAACTCCAATGACCTTGTAAGCATACCGTTTCCTTGATAACAATGATCGTCTATGTAATGCCCCTTCTACATCACAGAAACCAAAATGTCGCAAGATAAAAAAGTTGGAGCGGATGCGTACTTGGACTGTATGCCCACTTTTCTTTAAGGCACTAGGAGGATTAGATCAGATCAAACTCATCAAAGAGTTGCGTGTACGAGATGTGATCCACTAAAGGCATCCACGCCCAGTCCGGAACGCATATTCGAAGACCAAGTTGGTTCAACGCTCCAACAGCACCACAACCACTAATAAAACGCCACGTGGGAGGGtcggaaacaaagaaaaactgTTCACGCTGGGCATGTATGTTACGTGGCTGCGCGAGTTATTcgattattcaatttaaaagtCCGACTCTCAGCGTTTCTCTTCCGCTGCGTCCTTCCCTCTCCCAGCCCAGGTGATTGCTTTCTTGCCGTCTTCTTTTTAACTTTCATTTCCTTTTACGCCGTCGATTATGCTACGTTACGTTACCTTGCCTTCCCTTGTTTGTTTACTAAGGAAATCgtaagagaaaagaaagaaaaataaatcgtGATAGAATCATTAATTAGAACATTCTTCACGTTTTTCTTTgcaaagaaaactaaagaaagCTAATGATTTTGTGGGAAAGTCCGTACTTTTATCTTGTTTTTGATATATTTGGATTTAGAACTTAAGTTTACGTGATTGTGCTTGGGGGTTCTTTCAATTTGACGGTAATTCAGTTTCTAATTTTGCTAGGATTTCAACCGGATTTGCTTTTGAATTGTGTGAttgttggtttattttaattatctgCCTTTTGGATGCAATTGTGggaattttgttttgagtaCTGATTTTATGCTTGTGTTTTTGACATTAAATTGCAGACTTGACAGTGTGATCTtcatgaatttgaaagatattGGAGCATCAGCTGTTTCCTGCTACTCGGGAAACAAGAACCACTTCTTCTCCtggattttgttttgcttattGCCAAAGTTTCTAGGGACTCCTATTGCTTACGTGCCCTTCTTTTTGATTAAGGTTGTCGATAGGAGTCCTTCATCTGCTTTTGTTTTGGATAATTCCGGGGAAACTTAGCCCAGGTGGTGATTCATCACATCATCTGTAGCACTTTCAATAAGGTTTGACAAACATGGTTTCATCCCAGTTACCTGGTTTGACCAAAACCTGCATGCATAAACCACTTCAGACCCAGCTGTTTTTTCCTGTGAGTCCCCCAGATGATGTTGTGTCTGATTCGCTTGAGTTAGATTTCTCCGATGTATTTGGTCCTGTTCCAGTTCAGGATTCGCCAGAAGTGAGTTATGGTGATTTAGTGAATGCTGTATCTGCTGCAGCAGATGCAAGTGAGATAATTTATGAAGATCCAGTTATCATATGTAACCGATCACATTCTCTAGTTGGTCCCTCTTCCTGTGTTAGTGAATCATCGAAGCTGACCAAGCTCATTCTGCGTGAATCAGAGGATGCGGAGGAACTACTTGAGTGTGTTGATGGATTGACCGTCAAAGAAATTGATGAATCCTCCATTGATGAAAATGTCAAAGGAGATTCTGTGACCGTCTGCTGTGTAGGGATTGAGGATTTTGAGGTTTTGAAAGTTGTTGGGCAGGGTGCATTTGGAAGGGTATATCAAGTGAGGAAAAAGAATACATCCGAAATATATGCAATGAAGGTCATGCGGAAGGACAAGATAGTGGAGAAGAATCATGCAGAATACATGAAAGCTGAGAGGgatattttgacaaaaatagaTCACCCCTTTGTTGTCCAGCTCAAATACTCATTCCAAGTAATTTTCATGAAAAGCTCGTTCATATTTTAACATGACTTACTTGGAAAAATAGATCACAGTTCAAACATCTTACATGACTAACATAGAGTTGTTTCTTGGCACACAGACCAAATATCGATTATACCTAGTTCTTGACTTCATAAATGGTGGCCACCTTTTTTTCCAGCTCTATCACCATGGCCTATTTAGGTAATGTTTGTCTTTGTCATTGGggaaacttttataattttccaGGCATAAGCGTGattaatgtttatgattttgtttcaGAGAGGACCTGGCACGAATATATGCTGCCGAGATTGTTTCTGCTGTCTCCCACCTTCATGCTAATGGCATAATGCACAGGGATCTTAAACCTGAAAATATTCTTTTGGGTGCAGATGGGCATGTACTCTCTTTCTCCCTATTTATCTATCTATTCCACAATATGCTCGCAAACACACAAGATATAAAACAAGGAACTCTTTAACTTTTCTtgatgtttaattttcatggAATTCTAACAtttcattgaaatattttttaggtaATGCTGACTGATTTTGGCCTTGCAAAGCAATTTGATGAGAATACCAGATCAAACTCGATGATTGGGACTGTTGAATATATGGCGCCTGAAATTGTCCTTGGGAAGGGCCACAATAAGGCTGCAGACTGGTGGAGTGTGGGAATTCTACTATATGAGATGCTCACTGGGAAGGTTGGCATTGTTCAGTCATTTATTCAGGAGATTTAGGTTGTTTCTCTTTTGGAATTTGCACTAATTGTTAGACTGTTGTGCAGCCTCCTTTTATTGGTGGGAACAGGGCAAAGATCCAGCAAAAGATTGTCAAGGATAAATTGAGGCTGCCAGCATTTTTGTCAAGTGAAGCACATTCTCTTTTGAAAGGGGTAAATGTTTGAATCCTTAActtaagcttttatttttctacctGCTGTCTCCAAAAAACTTCCTCAAACTTTATGTCCAAGGATGTACAGATGAGAAGCTAATAGTTTTGTTGTAAATGCTGATTGGTGATGATTTTAGAAGATCTGGGTTTTTAGTTGTTTCTCTTGTATTTGAAAGGGTTTGCACCCTGCTTTTTGGAGCTATCATTAACCTAAGAATATCTGCTTGCTGTTTCAGCTTCTACAAAAGGAACCTGGCAAGCGTCTCGGTGCTGGACCTAAAGGAAGCGAAGAAATTAAGAGTCACAAGTGGTTCAAGCCCATCAACTGGAAGAAGTTGGAGGCAAGAGAAATTCAGCCCGGTTTTTGTCCAGAAGTGGCTGGAAAGCACTGCATTGCCAACTTTGAAAAGAAATGGACTGATATGCCGCTGTCGGACTCTCCAGCTGCCACCCCAAAGAATAATACGAACCCATTTGCCGACTTTTCTTATGTGAGGCCAGCAGCCTCTTTACTTCAGAGTAATAGCCCATTGTGCTAGCGTGCGTTGATCTGAATGCATTCTTTGAAGGATCACCACTTTCGTTCTCTAATAGATAGTGTGAACTTTCATTGCGGTGGTTTAAAACTGAAAGCTGCTTGCTATTGGTACATATGGTCTATGTTATGTGGGATGCCTTTGTGTTCATAGTATTGCCGCTAGACAAGCTTTTCTGTTGTACTACGTTGTGTTCAAACTTCAAAGGTTTGTTCTGCAGATGTCCGAGGTGTCTATCCTCCGCAATTAAATCGtataatctttattttctatcCAGCAGATATGGTGCTTTCTGTAATCTTAATTACAATTGCAATTAATCAAATGAACAGTAATTATTGAGGCATTTTGGTAACTGCGAAGCCTCTAATGACGAAGGCCATTGTTGTCATTTTAAATGCGAAGGATACCCCGCTCATTGGAAACCTGGACACGATAGAGGCTGTCCTCTGACCACATATGCTTTATTCAATGGATAAAGTTAAGCATGACACCTGGCAGGCGACCATCCTCTGCTGACGCTTCAAGTATCAAGCTAAACAATTTCAGCTCTACTTTGTAGTGCCATAGCACCAGCAGTATGGCTTCTCTGTTGTCTCCAAATACAATTACACTTCACcagaaaccaaaaataatttgcttTTCTCCATTAAAGCCAACTTCCCGGAGCAGCATTTGTccttcatcaaaatcaaatcgtTCAAGTAATTCAGGTCGGTGCAATGCGTTTCTGGACAACATCCCAGATGATCTTTTGGACCAATCATTGTTTCAATCGCCCATTTTTCAATCCACTTTTGGGCAATTTCAGAGAGCTACTGAAGATTTATCTGATATGCAGAGGTGGGGGCTTCTGGTTTTTGGTGGGTTAACTTGGATATACTTGACAGCAAGGCCAGGTGTTCTTATAGGTGCCATTGATGCATACCTTTTCGCTCCTTTGCAATTGGTTTTTGACAGCTTGATTGGAAGAAGAAACCTGAAGAGGACTGATTTTGTGATAGGAGATAAACTGGGAGAAGGGTCTTTTGGTGTTGTTTATTCTGGAGCCATTGTACCAAAGAATGCGGTTGTTGAAGACCGAGGACTgaaaagaggaagaggaaaCGGAAAATCATTAGAGTTGGATGGCAGGTTCAAGGAAAAGGTCATTCTTAAGAAGGTATTTACATAGTTCTATGATTgatcacaaataattttggcTTGTGTCTATGAATTCCTTCTCGATTGGGGTTGTGGGAACCTAATATACT
It contains:
- the LOC102606884 gene encoding SNW/SKI-interacting protein, whose amino-acid sequence is MSLKEILPPVKSNHASFYDHSNDMWFKNLYNSSEKEKSLEAKRKPVPPYLKRQGFVPRKIEDFGDGGAFPEIHIGQYPLDMGRNKSGKPGSKILPVSVDAHGNVAYDAIVKQNENSKKIVYSQHKDLIPKFLRDDEEEEETDEEMQREIDETTQETKACLEKVVNVKLSAAQPKNVPQQSSDSKYIKYKPSQQSVAFNSGAKERVIRMMEMPVDPLEPPKFKHKRVPRASGSPPVPVMHSPPRPVTVKDQQDWKIPPCISNWKNPKGYTIPLDKRLAADGRGLQDVQINDNFAKLSEALYVAEQKAREAVAMRSKVQKEMLMKEKERKEQELRALAQKARSERTGAAPPASVPIPSEKSAMDTSDMREEYEHERDRGRERDMPKETREEREERLQREKLRAERRRERERERRLEAKDAAMGKKSKITRDRDRDISEKFALGMASTGAARGGEVMYDQRLFNQEKGMDSGFATDDQYNVYDKGLFTAQPTLSTLYRPKKDADDDMYGGNADEQMEKIMKTDRFKPDKGFAGSSERSGPRDRPVEFEKEAEEADPFGLDEFLTEVKKGGKKALDKVGTGGTMRASAGSSMRDDYGGSGRSRIGFERGR
- the LOC102608538 gene encoding serine/threonine-protein kinase AtPK2/AtPK19-like, encoding MVSSQLPGLTKTCMHKPLQTQLFFPVSPPDDVVSDSLELDFSDVFGPVPVQDSPEVSYGDLVNAVSAAADASEIIYEDPVIICNRSHSLVGPSSCVSESSKLTKLILRESEDAEELLECVDGLTVKEIDESSIDENVKGDSVTVCCVGIEDFEVLKVVGQGAFGRVYQVRKKNTSEIYAMKVMRKDKIVEKNHAEYMKAERDILTKIDHPFVVQLKYSFQTKYRLYLVLDFINGGHLFFQLYHHGLFREDLARIYAAEIVSAVSHLHANGIMHRDLKPENILLGADGHVMLTDFGLAKQFDENTRSNSMIGTVEYMAPEIVLGKGHNKAADWWSVGILLYEMLTGKPPFIGGNRAKIQQKIVKDKLRLPAFLSSEAHSLLKGLLQKEPGKRLGAGPKGSEEIKSHKWFKPINWKKLEAREIQPGFCPEVAGKHCIANFEKKWTDMPLSDSPAATPKNNTNPFADFSYVRPAASLLQSNSPLC